In a genomic window of Deinococcus radiotolerans:
- a CDS encoding S8 family peptidase codes for MNARPLLIPLALSLLLASCGQQTAAPQAAAGAPILGTSNPEAIPGQYVVVFKDDVQTDFTAQSNMIGALGLDPQGVQIQHVYGQVLNGFAAKLSGQNVTKLQNDPRVKYIEQDAMMHMTATQSGATWGLDRIDQRNLPLSGTYTYDYTGSGIKAYIIDTGIRTTHSQFGGRAIWGTNTTGDGQNTDCQGHGTHVAGTVGGSTYGVAKGVTLVAVKVLNCQGSGSNSGVIAGVNWAVSNKGTGKAAANMSLGGGFSQAVNDAVNSAASKNLVMIVAAGNENQNACNVSPASAASAITVASTTSSDARSSFSNYGSCVDIFAPGSNITSAWNTSDTATNTISGTSMATPHVVGAAVLRLAAGNSTTSAVTSAILSSATTNVVSGVNGSPNRLLYTR; via the coding sequence ATGAACGCACGTCCCCTTCTCATTCCCCTCGCGCTCAGCCTGCTCCTCGCCTCCTGCGGTCAACAGACCGCCGCCCCCCAGGCCGCCGCGGGCGCCCCGATCCTGGGCACCAGCAACCCCGAGGCGATCCCCGGCCAGTACGTCGTCGTCTTCAAGGACGACGTGCAGACTGACTTCACCGCACAGAGCAACATGATCGGCGCCCTGGGCCTCGATCCGCAGGGCGTGCAGATCCAGCACGTGTACGGCCAGGTCCTCAATGGGTTCGCCGCCAAACTCAGCGGGCAGAACGTCACCAAACTCCAGAATGATCCGCGCGTCAAGTACATCGAGCAGGACGCCATGATGCACATGACTGCCACCCAGAGCGGCGCCACCTGGGGCCTCGACCGCATCGACCAGCGCAACCTCCCCCTGAGCGGCACGTACACCTACGACTACACCGGCAGCGGGATCAAGGCGTACATCATCGACACCGGCATCCGCACCACGCACAGCCAGTTCGGCGGGCGCGCCATCTGGGGCACCAACACCACCGGTGACGGCCAGAACACCGACTGCCAGGGCCACGGCACGCACGTCGCGGGCACCGTCGGCGGCAGCACCTACGGCGTCGCCAAGGGCGTCACCCTGGTCGCCGTGAAGGTCCTGAACTGCCAGGGCTCGGGCAGCAACTCCGGCGTGATCGCCGGCGTGAACTGGGCCGTGAGCAACAAGGGCACCGGCAAGGCCGCCGCGAACATGAGCCTCGGCGGCGGCTTCAGCCAGGCCGTGAACGACGCCGTGAACAGCGCCGCCAGCAAGAACCTCGTGATGATCGTCGCCGCCGGCAACGAGAACCAGAACGCCTGCAACGTCTCCCCTGCCAGTGCCGCCAGCGCCATCACCGTCGCCAGCACCACCAGCAGCGACGCCCGCAGCAGCTTCAGCAACTACGGCAGCTGCGTGGACATCTTCGCCCCCGGCAGCAACATCACCAGCGCGTGGAACACCAGCGACACCGCCACCAACACCATCAGCGGCACCAGCATGGCCACCCCGCACGTCGTGGGTGCCGCCGTGCTGCGCCTCGCCGCCGGGAACAGCACCACCAGCGCCGTGACCAGCGCCATCCTCAGCAGCGCCACCACCAACGTCGTCAGCGGCGTCAACGGCAGCCCCAACCGCCTGCTGTACACCCGCTAA
- the rsgA gene encoding ribosome small subunit-dependent GTPase A: MNLAEIGWTPEFEQAAQAVRAAAPGVELQPGRVAGVGRNTATLWTEGGALEAVFAGTLRQADVTPVVGDWVMAEAVPDAPLRVHAVLPRRTQLARAVQAGMQVLSANVDVVLVMTAPDGDIDEARLSRYLEAVRVGGARAALLLNKVDLTRKPEAVLAQLRALDPAVAVLPLRATVGEGVAEVRELIGPGETAALIGSSGMGKSTLTNALLGREVAQTGEVGATREGRHTTTARTLYRLPGGGVLVDNPGLRDIEVWREGEAGGFEDIEALAAECRFRKCTHGNEPGCAVQRAVSRGQLSEERVEAYRAAQGFTGDRQKPKRRK; this comes from the coding sequence TTGAATCTGGCTGAGATCGGCTGGACGCCCGAGTTCGAGCAGGCGGCGCAGGCCGTGCGCGCCGCTGCCCCCGGGGTGGAGCTGCAGCCGGGGCGGGTGGCGGGCGTGGGGCGCAACACGGCGACCCTCTGGACGGAGGGCGGGGCGCTGGAGGCGGTGTTCGCCGGGACGCTCCGGCAGGCGGACGTGACGCCGGTGGTGGGGGACTGGGTGATGGCGGAGGCCGTGCCGGACGCGCCGCTGCGGGTGCACGCGGTGCTGCCGCGCCGCACGCAGCTGGCGCGGGCCGTGCAGGCCGGGATGCAGGTGCTGAGCGCGAACGTGGACGTGGTGCTGGTCATGACCGCCCCGGACGGGGACATTGATGAAGCGCGGCTCTCGCGGTATCTGGAGGCGGTGCGGGTGGGGGGGGCGCGGGCGGCGCTGCTGCTGAACAAGGTGGACCTCACCCGCAAGCCGGAGGCGGTGCTGGCGCAGTTGCGGGCGCTGGACCCGGCGGTGGCGGTGCTGCCGCTGCGCGCCACGGTGGGCGAAGGGGTGGCCGAGGTGCGGGAGCTGATCGGCCCGGGTGAAACGGCGGCGCTGATCGGGTCGTCCGGGATGGGCAAGAGCACCCTGACGAACGCCCTGCTGGGCCGAGAGGTGGCGCAGACGGGCGAGGTGGGGGCCACCCGGGAGGGGCGGCACACGACCACGGCGCGGACCCTGTACCGCCTGCCGGGCGGGGGCGTGCTGGTGGACAATCCAGGGCTGAGGGACATTGAGGTGTGGCGCGAGGGGGAAGCGGGCGGCTTCGAGGACATCGAGGCGCTGGCGGCGGAGTGCCGTTTCCGCAAGTGCACGCATGGGAATGAGCCGGGCTGCGCGGTGCAGCGCGCGGTGTCGCGCGGGCAGCTGAGCGAGGAGCGCGTTGAGGCGTACCGTGCCGCCCAGGGATTCACGGGTGACCGCCAGAAGCCGAAGCGAAGAAAATGA
- a CDS encoding ABC transporter ATP-binding protein, whose amino-acid sequence MRFDAPRPSVPDEKLSARERLRDLRATLALVWQASPLHAGTYAATSLAGSALPAANLYVGKLLLDEVARAAQGQVTYRALLTLLAVQVTLVVVGNLISTVQNASQQLLGDSLQHSVSRRILDKATTLSVEAFENADTYDRLQQAWREVGSRPLGVATQLVSLAGAVVTLGSVGALMTTLGPWVLPLVILASIPGVIVSNRFGVEGYRMLRRQTHDSRVQNYLGSLLTSDALVKEVRLFGFEGYLLGRWRDYYLGFRRQLVTLVQRRSAWGFGAGLLSALLIGLASALILRRAAAGQISVGDFSVFVLGITQVQGTVSSLLNGFSAIYQSLLYMRNLFAFLELPTRDLDAGETWTGPIHTIEFRDVSFRYPLTERDVLRGVNFTVRRGQALALVGENGAGKTTIVKLLTLLFAPTGGQILLNGMDAARFSPRSVQKEMSIIFQDFGQYQMTARDNVALAEVDRLTDTAGVETAAERAGAAFVETLPQGLDTPLGRLFQGGRQLSGGQWQRLALARLYFRDASVLVFDEPTAALDARAEFETIQALREQTRERITLLISHRFSTVRLADQIVVLSGGEIVESGSHEDLMALGGRYATLYDLQARGYA is encoded by the coding sequence GTGAGGTTCGACGCACCACGCCCATCCGTACCCGACGAGAAACTCAGCGCCCGTGAGCGGCTGCGTGACCTGCGCGCCACGCTGGCGCTGGTCTGGCAGGCCAGCCCACTGCACGCGGGCACGTACGCCGCCACCAGTCTCGCCGGGAGCGCCCTGCCCGCCGCGAACCTGTACGTGGGTAAGCTGCTGCTCGACGAGGTCGCCCGCGCCGCGCAGGGCCAGGTCACGTACCGCGCGCTGCTGACCCTGCTGGCCGTGCAGGTCACGCTGGTCGTCGTGGGCAACCTGATCAGCACCGTGCAGAACGCCTCGCAGCAGCTGCTCGGGGACAGCCTCCAGCACTCGGTCAGCCGCCGCATCCTGGACAAGGCCACCACCCTCAGTGTCGAGGCCTTCGAGAACGCCGACACGTACGACCGACTGCAGCAGGCGTGGCGTGAGGTCGGCTCCCGGCCCCTGGGCGTCGCCACGCAGCTCGTGTCCCTGGCCGGCGCGGTGGTCACGCTGGGCTCGGTGGGCGCCCTGATGACCACCCTGGGCCCCTGGGTACTGCCGCTGGTGATCCTGGCCAGTATTCCCGGCGTGATCGTCAGCAACCGCTTCGGCGTGGAAGGCTACCGCATGCTGCGCCGCCAGACACACGACTCCCGCGTGCAGAACTACCTGGGCAGCCTGCTGACCAGTGACGCGCTGGTCAAGGAGGTGCGCCTCTTCGGCTTCGAGGGGTACCTGCTGGGCCGCTGGCGCGACTACTACCTGGGCTTCCGCCGCCAGCTGGTCACGCTCGTGCAGCGCCGCTCCGCGTGGGGCTTCGGCGCTGGCCTGCTGAGCGCCCTGCTGATCGGCTTGGCCAGCGCCCTGATCCTGCGCCGCGCCGCCGCCGGGCAGATCAGCGTGGGGGACTTCAGCGTGTTCGTGCTGGGCATCACGCAGGTGCAGGGCACCGTCAGCAGCCTCCTGAACGGCTTTTCCGCCATCTACCAGAGCCTGCTGTACATGCGCAACCTCTTCGCGTTCCTGGAACTCCCCACCCGCGACCTGGACGCCGGGGAAACCTGGACCGGCCCCATCCACACCATCGAGTTCCGGGACGTCAGCTTCCGCTACCCCCTGACCGAACGGGACGTGCTGCGCGGCGTGAACTTCACCGTCCGGCGCGGCCAGGCCCTGGCCCTGGTGGGCGAGAACGGCGCGGGCAAGACCACCATCGTCAAGCTCCTGACGCTGCTGTTCGCGCCCACCGGCGGGCAGATCCTCCTGAACGGCATGGACGCCGCGCGCTTCAGCCCCCGCAGCGTGCAGAAGGAGATGAGCATCATCTTCCAGGACTTCGGGCAGTACCAGATGACCGCCCGCGACAACGTCGCCCTGGCCGAGGTGGACCGCCTGACTGACACGGCGGGCGTCGAGACCGCCGCCGAGCGCGCCGGGGCCGCCTTCGTCGAGACGCTCCCGCAAGGCCTGGACACGCCCCTGGGCCGCCTGTTTCAGGGCGGACGGCAGCTCTCCGGCGGGCAGTGGCAGCGCCTCGCCCTAGCCCGCCTGTACTTCCGGGACGCGTCCGTCCTCGTCTTCGACGAACCCACCGCCGCCCTTGACGCCCGCGCCGAATTCGAGACCATCCAGGCCCTGCGCGAACAGACCCGCGAGCGCATCACCCTGCTGATCTCCCACCGCTTCTCCACCGTGCGCCTCGCCGACCAGATCGTCGTCCTCAGCGGCGGTGAGATCGTCGAGAGCGGCAGCCACGAGGACCTCATGGCCCTCGGGGGCCGCTACGCCACCCTGTATGACCTCCAGGCCCGCGGGTACGCCTGA
- a CDS encoding two-component system response regulator, with product MAALRMDTGPGSARDPLRILIIDDSPEDAGHYVHQLAQINRGICCHHAELGEVGARLLDEFQPDCVLLDYYLPDMTGLEFLEQYRPQVPVLVITGSAEQTVAAHVMRAGASRLLYKGGLPGGLLHEQILECVHEHALRGQLALQRQRMQAVLDSTGHGLLFARPEVAGWTVDFLNPAARELLGVQGGPLEDASSPLSAVLHLARQNRVPTNLTAKHAGRTLALECAPGADGFTVTVRDASLERRREQVDRARHRVLHRFVESRAHPEVLRDLQDLIEATLPGVRGHLLTGPHLLRWPHLGALDVRVDHSVLRSGDAPARFVPGPEGGWALPVTATDEDALLGVLVIEGPADLDVPGALQDVVGLTTLLLMHTRDQQRLQFQAWRDPLTGLPNRSVFMDQLQRELHGLPRSRSSLAVGILDLDGFKGVNDTFGHAGGDALLIEVGRRLNLAFRASDLVARVGGDEFTLLLTDWLDPGTLEADLHGRLRQVLGAPFELEGTPVPIRASLGVAVAPRQSLSPDGLLHLADRAMYRAKRAGGGLHVSTEVPLPT from the coding sequence ATGGCGGCACTCCGGATGGATACAGGCCCCGGGTCCGCCCGTGACCCACTGCGCATCCTGATCATCGACGACTCCCCAGAAGACGCCGGGCATTACGTGCACCAGCTGGCCCAGATCAACCGGGGCATCTGCTGTCACCACGCGGAACTGGGCGAGGTCGGCGCCCGCCTGCTGGATGAATTCCAGCCGGACTGCGTGCTGCTGGACTATTACCTGCCAGACATGACGGGCCTGGAATTCCTGGAGCAGTACCGCCCGCAGGTCCCGGTGCTGGTGATCACAGGCTCCGCGGAGCAGACGGTCGCCGCTCACGTCATGCGCGCCGGAGCGTCCCGGCTGCTGTACAAGGGCGGCCTGCCGGGGGGCCTGCTGCACGAGCAGATTCTCGAGTGCGTCCACGAGCACGCCCTGCGCGGGCAGCTGGCGCTGCAACGGCAGCGGATGCAGGCGGTTCTGGACAGCACCGGCCACGGCCTGCTCTTCGCCCGGCCTGAAGTGGCGGGCTGGACGGTGGACTTTCTGAATCCGGCCGCCCGTGAGCTGCTGGGCGTGCAGGGCGGCCCCCTGGAGGACGCCTCGTCTCCCCTCAGTGCAGTGCTGCACCTGGCCAGGCAGAACCGGGTCCCGACCAACCTGACTGCTAAGCACGCCGGGCGCACCCTGGCGCTGGAGTGCGCGCCCGGCGCGGACGGGTTCACCGTCACGGTCCGGGACGCCAGCCTGGAGCGGCGACGGGAGCAGGTGGACCGGGCGAGGCACCGGGTGCTGCACCGCTTCGTGGAATCCCGCGCGCATCCGGAAGTGCTGCGAGACCTTCAGGACCTGATCGAGGCGACCCTGCCGGGTGTTCGCGGGCACCTGCTGACCGGACCACACCTGCTCAGGTGGCCGCACCTGGGGGCGCTGGACGTGCGGGTGGATCATTCCGTCCTGCGCAGCGGTGACGCACCCGCACGGTTCGTGCCTGGACCGGAGGGCGGCTGGGCGCTGCCGGTCACGGCGACGGACGAGGACGCGCTGCTGGGCGTGCTCGTGATCGAGGGTCCGGCGGACCTGGACGTGCCCGGCGCGCTGCAGGACGTGGTGGGCCTCACGACCCTGCTGCTGATGCACACGCGGGATCAGCAGCGCCTGCAGTTCCAGGCGTGGCGGGACCCGCTGACCGGTCTGCCCAACCGGTCGGTGTTCATGGATCAGTTGCAGCGGGAACTGCACGGCCTGCCGAGGTCGCGGTCGTCCCTGGCCGTCGGAATTCTGGACCTGGACGGTTTCAAGGGCGTGAACGACACGTTCGGGCATGCGGGTGGGGACGCGCTGCTGATCGAGGTGGGACGCCGGCTGAACCTGGCGTTCCGCGCGTCGGACCTCGTGGCGCGCGTGGGTGGGGACGAGTTCACCCTGCTGCTCACCGACTGGCTGGATCCTGGCACGCTGGAGGCGGATCTGCACGGCCGGCTGCGTCAGGTGCTGGGCGCGCCGTTCGAGTTGGAGGGCACGCCCGTGCCGATCCGGGCCAGCCTGGGGGTCGCGGTGGCGCCGCGGCAGTCCCTGTCACCGGACGGGCTGCTGCACCTGGCGGACCGGGCCATGTACCGCGCGAAACGCGCTGGCGGCGGGCTGCACGTGAGTACCGAGGTGCCGCTGCCCACGTAG
- a CDS encoding ABC transporter ATP-binding protein, with protein MTDPHTSGPHAPTPPTPEPLSTHALKLAYGQNVIIPDLNLSVAGGQVTSIIGPNGCGKSTLLRALARLLPSGAGHIELYGQALHALPSREIARRLAILPQGPTAPEGLSVEDLVWFGRHPHQGRFPVRRPEDREAVQWALDQTGMRVFATRPLEALSGGQRQRAWIAMSLAQQTDILLLDEPTTYLDPSHQLEVLHLAQRLNREQGKTVVMVLHDLNQAVRYSDRLIAMRGGDVYAHGPAGDVLTHDLLRDVFGLRAHLLPDPDTGRPHVIPYALTR; from the coding sequence ATGACCGACCCCCACACCTCCGGGCCGCACGCGCCCACACCCCCCACCCCAGAACCGCTGAGTACGCACGCGCTGAAACTCGCCTACGGCCAGAACGTGATCATCCCCGACCTCAACCTAAGCGTTGCGGGCGGGCAGGTCACGTCCATCATCGGCCCGAACGGCTGCGGGAAGAGTACGCTGCTGCGCGCCCTGGCGCGGCTGCTGCCCAGTGGCGCGGGGCACATCGAACTGTACGGGCAGGCGCTGCACGCCCTGCCCAGCCGTGAGATCGCCCGGCGCCTCGCCATCCTCCCGCAGGGCCCCACGGCGCCCGAGGGCCTGAGCGTGGAGGACCTCGTGTGGTTCGGGCGGCACCCGCACCAGGGCCGCTTCCCGGTCCGCCGCCCCGAGGACCGCGAGGCCGTGCAGTGGGCCCTGGACCAGACGGGCATGCGGGTCTTCGCCACCCGGCCACTTGAAGCCCTGAGCGGCGGGCAGCGGCAGCGCGCGTGGATCGCCATGAGCCTCGCGCAGCAGACCGACATTTTGTTGCTTGACGAGCCCACCACGTACCTCGACCCGTCTCACCAGCTGGAGGTGCTGCACCTCGCGCAGCGCCTGAACCGCGAGCAGGGCAAGACGGTCGTGATGGTCCTGCACGACCTGAATCAGGCGGTGCGCTACAGCGACCGCCTGATCGCCATGCGCGGCGGGGACGTCTACGCGCACGGCCCGGCGGGCGACGTGCTGACCCATGACCTGCTGCGTGACGTGTTCGGCCTGCGCGCGCATCTGCTGCCCGACCCGGACACCGGGCGGCCCCATGTGATCCCCTACGCCCTGACCCGCTGA
- a CDS encoding FecCD family ABC transporter permease → MAPPARFTVRRALLVGAALLALCAVLAVLALGLGAVPTPARDVLAALTGGGDALTRQLVLDLRAPRIGVAMLCGAMFAASGTIMQGVIRNPLASPDLIGVGAGAGLAATVFLLAWPGAPAGGLPWAALAGAWGGFGLVLLLSRERGGALHPVRLALIGVAVASALGAAQQLVLVRAPDGLGSALSFLTGTVYGADITRLTRVLPWALLLLPGALLLSRTLDVLNLGEDVATALGQRVNPARLLALAVGVALAGAAVTGAGILGFVGLLAPHLARLLVGARHARTLPVSMLLGALLVLAADTLGRALLPPLEVPAGIFTTLVGAPYFLYLLRKSA, encoded by the coding sequence CTGGCCCCGCCCGCGCGGTTCACCGTCCGCCGCGCCCTGCTGGTCGGCGCGGCGCTGCTGGCGCTGTGCGCGGTCCTGGCGGTCCTGGCCCTGGGGCTGGGTGCGGTGCCCACGCCTGCGCGAGACGTGCTGGCGGCCCTGACGGGCGGTGGGGACGCCCTGACGCGGCAGCTGGTGCTGGACCTGCGCGCCCCGCGGATCGGGGTGGCGATGCTGTGCGGCGCGATGTTCGCCGCGAGCGGCACGATCATGCAGGGCGTGATCCGCAACCCGCTGGCCTCCCCGGACCTGATCGGGGTAGGGGCCGGGGCGGGACTGGCGGCCACGGTGTTTCTGCTCGCCTGGCCCGGCGCGCCCGCCGGGGGCCTGCCGTGGGCGGCGCTGGCGGGTGCGTGGGGCGGCTTCGGGCTGGTGCTGCTGCTGTCGCGTGAACGCGGCGGGGCGCTGCACCCGGTGCGGCTCGCGCTGATCGGCGTGGCGGTCGCGTCCGCGCTGGGCGCCGCGCAGCAGCTGGTGCTCGTGCGCGCCCCGGACGGGCTGGGCAGCGCCCTGAGCTTCCTGACGGGCACCGTGTACGGCGCGGACATCACCCGCCTGACTCGCGTGCTGCCCTGGGCGCTGCTCCTGCTGCCCGGCGCGCTGCTCCTGAGCCGCACGCTGGACGTCCTAAACCTTGGCGAGGACGTCGCCACCGCCCTCGGGCAGCGCGTCAACCCGGCGCGGCTGCTGGCCCTGGCGGTCGGCGTGGCCCTGGCGGGCGCCGCGGTGACCGGCGCGGGCATCCTGGGTTTCGTGGGCCTGCTCGCCCCGCACCTCGCGCGGCTGCTTGTCGGCGCCCGGCACGCCCGCACGCTGCCGGTCAGTATGCTGCTGGGCGCCCTGCTCGTCCTGGCGGCCGACACGCTGGGCCGCGCGCTGCTGCCCCCCCTGGAGGTGCCCGCCGGGATCTTCACGACCCTGGTTGGCGCCCCGTATTTCCTGTACCTGCTGAGGAAGTCCGCATGA
- a CDS encoding ABC transporter substrate-binding protein: MTHRTTLTFLALTSLLAAPALAVPVTVQHDRGTLTLLAPAKRVVALEYSFVDTLLALGVKPVGAALGTQGGDRGAPPYLKPRVGGVVTTGSRAQPSLEGIAALRPDLILADSLVHKDTVPALGRVAPTAAFPSRRADLDQLNEQTLLIGRLVGREAAAKQLLADQKSLIAKARAFTKKNAPAFVAGVVTPTSFTAHTAGSFAGSFLEAVGRRNQLPVKDGQTQYELSLEGFVALQPQTLVLFTAPDETPVTAAWAKNPLWQKLPAVKRGRVYEFNRDDWTRGRGPTALKLMIAQTIESRFLQDGAPSGTFKYQP, from the coding sequence ATGACTCACCGCACCACCCTGACGTTCCTGGCCCTGACCTCGCTCCTCGCCGCGCCTGCCCTGGCGGTCCCGGTCACTGTGCAGCATGACCGCGGCACCCTGACCCTGCTCGCACCCGCCAAGCGGGTCGTGGCGCTGGAATACTCGTTCGTGGACACACTGCTCGCGCTGGGCGTGAAGCCCGTCGGCGCGGCGCTGGGCACGCAGGGCGGGGACCGCGGCGCGCCCCCCTACCTGAAACCCAGGGTGGGCGGCGTCGTCACAACCGGCAGCCGCGCCCAGCCCAGCCTGGAAGGCATCGCGGCGCTGCGCCCGGACCTGATCCTGGCCGACAGTCTGGTGCACAAGGACACCGTACCCGCTCTGGGCCGCGTGGCGCCCACCGCCGCGTTCCCCAGCCGCCGCGCGGACCTGGACCAGCTGAACGAGCAGACGCTCCTGATCGGCCGCCTGGTGGGCCGTGAGGCTGCCGCGAAGCAGCTCCTCGCGGATCAGAAGAGCCTGATCGCCAAGGCGCGCGCCTTCACGAAGAAGAACGCCCCCGCGTTCGTGGCGGGCGTAGTCACGCCGACGTCGTTCACGGCGCACACCGCCGGGAGCTTCGCGGGCAGCTTCCTGGAAGCGGTGGGCCGCAGGAACCAGCTGCCCGTCAAGGACGGCCAGACGCAGTACGAACTGAGCCTGGAGGGCTTCGTGGCGCTGCAACCGCAGACGCTGGTGCTGTTCACCGCGCCGGACGAGACGCCCGTGACCGCCGCATGGGCGAAGAACCCGCTGTGGCAGAAGCTGCCCGCCGTGAAGCGCGGCCGGGTGTACGAATTCAACCGCGACGACTGGACGCGCGGGCGCGGCCCGACCGCGCTGAAACTGATGATCGCGCAGACCATCGAGAGCCGCTTCCTGCAGGACGGGGCGCCCAGCGGCACCTTCAAGTACCAGCCGTGA
- a CDS encoding FecCD family ABC transporter permease: protein MTRPPPARLLLLPGALLAALLAGLLSLALGATDIPLTDTARLLLHPDDSVNSLVIHTLRLPRTLIALLAGAALAVSGLLLQGVTRNPLADPGILGVEAGGALAILILVVFLPTAPAAAFVPAAFLGGGLAALAAYGAARSIGVTPLRLALAGVAVASLAGAATRALQLLFEDRAQGALFALSGSLAGRTWEQLGQVAPWLLAGLIGALILASRVNVLTLGEDVARSLGARTERDRTLITGLGVLLAAGSVSVVGPVGFVGLIIPHAARALGGADHRVSLPLSALLGAAFLPLADVAARVIDRPAETPVGILVAAAGSPFFILLARRIGRR from the coding sequence GTGACCCGCCCACCGCCAGCCCGCCTCCTGCTCCTCCCGGGGGCGCTGCTGGCCGCGCTGCTGGCGGGCCTGCTCTCGCTGGCGCTGGGCGCCACCGACATTCCGCTGACCGACACGGCGCGGCTGCTGCTACACCCGGACGACAGCGTGAACAGCCTGGTCATTCACACGCTGCGGCTGCCCCGCACCCTGATCGCCCTGCTCGCCGGGGCGGCGCTGGCCGTCTCGGGCCTGCTGCTTCAGGGCGTGACCCGCAACCCGCTGGCTGACCCGGGCATCCTGGGCGTGGAGGCCGGGGGCGCGCTGGCCATCCTGATTCTGGTGGTGTTCCTGCCCACGGCCCCTGCGGCCGCGTTCGTCCCGGCGGCGTTCCTGGGCGGGGGCCTCGCGGCGCTGGCGGCCTACGGCGCGGCCCGCTCCATCGGCGTCACGCCGCTGCGACTGGCGCTGGCGGGCGTGGCCGTGGCGTCCCTGGCGGGCGCCGCGACCCGCGCGCTGCAACTGCTGTTCGAGGACCGCGCGCAGGGCGCCCTGTTCGCCCTGTCCGGCTCGCTGGCAGGCCGCACCTGGGAGCAGCTGGGGCAGGTCGCGCCGTGGCTACTCGCGGGGCTGATCGGTGCGCTGATACTCGCGTCACGCGTAAACGTCCTGACCCTGGGTGAGGACGTCGCGCGCAGCCTGGGCGCCCGCACGGAACGCGACCGCACCCTGATCACGGGCCTGGGCGTCCTCCTGGCCGCCGGGTCGGTCAGCGTGGTCGGCCCGGTGGGTTTCGTGGGCCTGATCATCCCCCACGCAGCGCGCGCGCTGGGCGGCGCGGACCACCGCGTCTCGCTGCCGCTCTCTGCGCTGCTGGGCGCGGCGTTCCTGCCCCTGGCCGACGTGGCGGCCCGCGTGATCGACCGGCCCGCCGAGACCCCGGTCGGCATCCTGGTCGCCGCCGCCGGTTCACCCTTTTTCATCCTGCTCGCCCGCCGCATCGGGCGCCGCTGA
- a CDS encoding sucrase ferredoxin, giving the protein MTRTSVTLCADVSRAAGEDPIGTAPHWAEVTVLELDVPVWAQLRSVDTWTPAQSAVFAALREKVEASGAGFGLLMSAPQTPGAPLRVRHYVRGPGGYRRQDYATDLPQTEWARGLHDTLIEPARLRDWQPVAAPERGADLHVCTHGTVDAACGRYGVPVHAALRSAGERAWRTGHFGGHRFAATAVELPSGLLWAHLTPTLAVQVARREVSPAEVAGHLRGFAGLPARAQVLDRALLVQHGWDWLNAEREAHLDGDTVTLTVTAAGQTQTYRAAVTDAEPLVLPGSSHKPDRAPVRQYRLGPVHTGSVTAPDTQVL; this is encoded by the coding sequence ATGACCCGCACCAGCGTCACCCTGTGCGCCGACGTGTCCCGCGCGGCCGGAGAGGACCCCATCGGCACCGCGCCCCACTGGGCGGAGGTGACGGTCTTGGAACTGGACGTGCCCGTCTGGGCGCAGCTGCGCAGCGTGGACACCTGGACGCCCGCGCAGTCGGCGGTGTTTGCCGCGCTGCGCGAGAAGGTCGAGGCGAGCGGCGCGGGTTTCGGCCTGCTCATGAGCGCCCCGCAGACGCCCGGCGCGCCGCTGCGCGTGCGGCACTACGTGCGCGGCCCCGGCGGGTACCGGCGGCAGGATTACGCCACTGACCTGCCGCAGACCGAGTGGGCGCGCGGGCTGCACGACACGCTGATCGAGCCGGCGCGGTTGCGGGACTGGCAGCCCGTCGCAGCCCCGGAGCGCGGCGCGGACCTGCACGTCTGCACGCACGGCACCGTGGACGCCGCGTGCGGCCGCTACGGCGTGCCGGTGCACGCGGCGCTGCGCAGCGCGGGCGAGCGGGCGTGGCGCACCGGGCATTTCGGCGGGCACCGCTTCGCCGCCACCGCCGTGGAGTTGCCCTCGGGCCTGCTGTGGGCGCACCTGACGCCCACGCTGGCCGTGCAGGTCGCGCGGCGCGAGGTGAGCCCCGCTGAGGTCGCCGGGCACCTGCGCGGCTTCGCGGGCCTGCCCGCCCGCGCGCAGGTGCTCGACCGGGCGCTGCTGGTGCAGCACGGCTGGGACTGGCTGAACGCCGAGCGGGAAGCCCACCTGGACGGCGACACCGTCACCCTGACTGTCACGGCCGCCGGGCAGACGCAGACGTACCGCGCCGCTGTCACGGACGCCGAGCCGCTGGTCCTGCCCGGTTCCAGCCACAAGCCGGACCGCGCGCCCGTCCGGCAGTACCGCCTGGGACCGGTTCATACGGGCTCCGTCACCGCGCCAGACACGCAGGTACTGTGA